The following proteins are co-located in the Myxococcus fulvus genome:
- a CDS encoding metal-dependent hydrolase — translation MRNELRAVAVGALLTFGGTAMAQDAATPPAAPAPKKADAAKPAATKGKVEVTWWGHAAFVVRTPGGAVIAIDPWLTNPKAPKDAAQPEALDAILLTHGHFDHVGEAKALAQKTGAKVFGSFELVNQLGLPETQAVGANAGGTFQVKDVTLHLVEAVHSSSYQADPKAPAQYAGAPLGYVLKVDKGPTLYHAGDTAPFESMSLIATQFKPTVAMLPIGGHFTMGPAEAAQAARLLKVQSIVPMHFGTFPLLQGTPDALRGELKKTRPGTKVLELEPGKSTAL, via the coding sequence ATGCGGAACGAGCTCAGGGCAGTCGCGGTGGGTGCGCTGTTGACCTTCGGTGGCACGGCCATGGCGCAGGACGCCGCCACGCCCCCGGCGGCCCCGGCCCCGAAGAAGGCGGACGCGGCGAAGCCCGCGGCCACCAAGGGCAAGGTGGAGGTGACGTGGTGGGGCCACGCGGCCTTCGTGGTGCGCACCCCGGGCGGGGCGGTGATTGCCATCGACCCGTGGCTCACCAACCCCAAGGCGCCCAAGGACGCCGCGCAGCCGGAGGCGCTGGACGCCATCCTCCTCACCCACGGGCACTTCGACCACGTGGGCGAGGCCAAGGCGCTGGCGCAGAAGACGGGCGCCAAGGTGTTCGGCTCGTTCGAGCTGGTGAACCAGCTGGGCCTGCCGGAGACGCAGGCGGTGGGCGCCAACGCGGGCGGGACGTTCCAGGTGAAGGACGTCACGCTGCACCTGGTGGAGGCGGTGCACTCCAGCAGCTACCAGGCGGACCCCAAGGCCCCGGCGCAGTACGCGGGCGCGCCGCTGGGCTACGTGCTGAAGGTCGACAAGGGGCCCACGCTGTACCACGCGGGTGACACGGCGCCGTTCGAGTCCATGTCGCTCATCGCCACCCAGTTCAAGCCCACGGTGGCGATGCTGCCCATCGGCGGGCACTTCACCATGGGGCCCGCGGAGGCGGCGCAGGCGGCGCGGCTGCTGAAGGTGCAGAGCATCGTCCCCATGCACTTCGGCACCTTCCCGCTCCTGCAGGGCACGCCCGATGCGCTGCGTGGCGAGCTCAAGAAGACGCGCCCGGGCACGAAGGTGCTGGAGCTGGAGCCGGGCAAGTCCACGGCGCTGTAG